TTTTGGCATCCACCAAGTGGTTAAATCCCCTTTTCATGTTATTTTTATAGCTTGCGGCCCTTCTGCATGGTCACTCGTATTCTGCTCATGCTTTGGGCTGCACTGCTGCTGCAAAGTCCATTAAATGGTTTAAAAATCCTCAAACAAACCTGAATATCAATTCCGAAGGGACATCTCTCAGGGAGGTATGTGCGATCTATTTAAAGTTGTTCTCAAGTGGCTGGTTAAacaagttttcatcaatttttttGGATTATAAAGTTTGGGGCTAGAAGGTTTTGGATAATATTATGCATTAGGGAAGAAGGTAGAAGAAAATGATACTCCTGAAGAGAGTTGTGATTTCATAGTATGTCATAGAATAAATTGCATTCTCGTTAGTTATGATTAATACTTGCATTTAAAGTTATGTATACATTGTAGGTCTTGCTAAAATATCTTTCTGTTGGGATTCATTTGTTTTATCAACGCCTACAGTTATGGGATGAGAATTTGGTTTACGAGATCTCGTCACATCCTGCAGTGAAGAGAGTAGTAGCATTGGGAACTCTCTTTGCTCTAGAACTTCAAGCAGATGGCTCTAATGCTGGGTATGCTCGAACCGccttttcaatttaaaaaaaaacattttttttctatgtaTTATGTGGATATTGAGCTAGCTATTTCTTGCCAGATAGAACAAACAAAAAAGGAGCCAATTGTACTTCAGGAATTCTTTAATGGATACAGTAGGAATTAGGCAATGTAGACAATGTTTCATTCTCAATCTCCACGGTGGAATGTTGACTCTGTTGCCATAGATGTCCCCAATGCACCGTCTTCGTAATCAAAGAACTAAGAAGATAAATTAAACCACACATTCTGTTTGCTGGTCAGAGTGTACCCGTTTATAGTCTTACCAAACAAATTTTCATACTTTATTAGGAATTGCGATATGTTGGCAAATAAATTCACACCAGAATTCTTTGTAAATACGATTATTTTAGAGTTGATTACTGAAGTTGGTTGGTTTTGAATAGGTATGCATCTTTATATGCAAGATCTCTTCTATTAAAGCTTAGAGAGGATGGGATTTATACGAGGCCATTGGGCAATGTCATCTACCTTATGTGTGGACCCTGCACAAAACCAGATAGCTGCAGCCAATTATTGATCAAACTCCTTAGCGGATTGGATGATTTTATCAGCGAGTCCAGGGAAAACTTGGAATCCTGTCATTCATGAAAGACAGCAATGGTTATTACTCTCAGCTGTTTTTGGTTGCTGTATTAGTGCTGTAGCAACTCATGTAACAAGCTTGATTCATAGAAATGTCTTGTtatatttagttttttgttCTTACATTTTTGCTTGGACATGTAAAATTTGGAACTGTTTAGGTACGTTGCGAGTGAGGGATTGCCGATAATTGTTCTGCTAAGGCTTACTTTTGCCTAATTTATGCAATTTGGTAGTCCATCAAATTTACTGTTAgagaaataaaatcaatatttgATTGAGAAATATTCAAAAAGCTGAtctatttgaaattattttaatatcacACTGATAATTTGAAATTTGTAGATTCATTGTGCaatcaaacaattttttaacttaaatcatatttaagaaaatgtttttgaacAAATAGATGTTATATTAAATTATGTATATAAGAAAACGTTTGCTGTGTATGTGCTCTTGAAAAATGAAATCCCATAGAACCATATAAACATTTGATGATGTGAATTCAACCATTGATCTTTGCACGTACTGGAATGAGCTATTATAAGAAGGCAAATAGGAGAAGATTTAAGAGGCTTTCACATTGCATCTTAGTCTAAATTCATGTAAAATGAGTCACAAAGGGATTGGAGTGAAATGACACAAGAAAAATCCTATAGTTTGAAAGATGATACCAAGCTATTGGTTGGAATCATTTGTTAACATTATTTGTAAGTCTTTGCAATGATTCTAGGAGAGCCCTCTAGCTTTGCATTTATCAAACATCGTGAGCGCTTGTCAAGATGTTAGGTGTAAAGTGAGATAacaatttatatgtttttccCCTTGTATTGCCCTAGACATGAAAACGTATAAAGGGTCACCTTATCAATTTATTTCATGATAGGTAATACACTTATGAGTTTAGGCTTTCTACCTTAGTTTTGAAGGTGACAAATGTAAATGGTAACATTTAGATTGATATTTACTGTACTTGAATTTTTCTGTATACAAAGCAAACTTTTCAGGTATCCTCTTCATGGAGGAAGAAGTAGAAGTAATACTGTAGTGATACATGACCATAATATTACTAAAGCTTGAaaacatattttcttttttcatcatTCAACATCTGTTGTTGGTCGAGCATTGATGTCTTATACATTGAGCTATTCTTAGGTTGACAAAACTGACAAGAATTCATCTATGCAAGATCACGACTAATTTTAGGCCTAATGTCTATTCCTTGTACGATTAGGCCGCTCTTAGAATAATTGCAATTAACCTCCTTAAGAAAGAACTCAACTTCATCATCTCCACCATTATTGTGAAGCTCTCCCAACTCGAGTTCAAACCATCCATCATGCCTCTCTTGTGGCTGTTTTGCCCTTGACATGCTATTCCCAAGTGGATTCCTTCTCAAACACGGTGTACGTCGACGCTTCGGTGGAGCAATGTCTAGAAAAGGGTCCAAACAAACTCTACTTGAGCAACATTCCCCATCAACAATGGCCACTGCTGCATCAGCAGCAACTATATCAAACCCATAATACCTACGTTCATCCATCTTAAACACAAAATAAGCTGCATAAGTTGTTGCAGGACTCAACATTTTGCAGCTTAACTTTCCTTTTATTTCAAGCCACCAAACGTTGAGAAGAACTGCTACCTCAGCAAACCTAATTCCCACACCAAATTAGAGAAAAAAAGTATTGGGAGTAGATGAAAAAGAAACAAGATAAAAGAATGGGATTTGAGGCAATGAAATAGAGTTAAACACCTTGACTCAGGATGAGGTTCCCAAGTCCAATAGGTAGGCATATCACTCCAAATAATTGAAAGTTCCCTTGCTCCAAGCATTATGCATTTCTTACCACTCCATTTGTCCAATGAAAAACTCTGCCAAATACAAACTGAACCCACTAAgtatatatgcatatatatagATACTGAATGGAAGATATGGTTTTGAGCCACTTGGTTTTCTCTGTTCTTTGAGAATCAAAATGATCAAACGAAGGTGTATACAACCAAATAATCCATACTTGAGAACTTTCCTATAGGAAGATATCAAACATGAAATAGAATccaagaaaagtaaaaaaaaaaacataaacacatgaaggaaaaaaaaatttaacatttaaatcaaaTTCTCATGTGACAACTTTTAATTAGGTGCATTAGAGAGTTGTATAATAGATGGTTGCAACTTGATTACAACTGAGGTTTTTCATTCTCCATGTGCACCTTTCaattaataattttgaaaactcCAAAAAAAATTCGCTTGTCAagattaattcttttttaaatctCGATAGACGTAATTCTCTTATCTCCATGAATATTCATTACATACCATAATAAAAGTTTTTATGttcttaaattaaataaaaaatatgtatCAAAGTACATGCTTGTGATTGACtgattttgaaagtttaaatttcCTTGTATCACAGCATCAGAATTGGTTGTGCAAGATTAAAAACATACTTTACATATCACAAGTAATGccaatttcaaatatttatttatttttatcagAAAAGAATTTgttttctagaaaaaaaaaaatcaaagggtATTATTTTGTACAAAAAATTTGATATtcaagttaaaaataaaatttaaaaaatagatataGAGGCATAATTGAAACTTGGGAgataattttatataaattaagttgtaaatttataataattaataccATTTTAGTTCCCATATCTAGTTAAATAATATTAGTTCTTGTTATTTTCAAATGTTCAATTTTACCCCTTATCTTAATAAATCTCAAATTtgaaaagtcaacatttttcttttgctgCAAAAGCTATTGCGTCCGATCAGTCCACGGCCGCCAAGAACTCACGAAACGCCGGACGGCTGCAAGTCACTTCGAATTATAGAGAAATTAGGGGAATCGAAAAGTTTACCTTGTTGCCGTCGTCAATTATCAAAGGGGTATcgcaaagggagaaaaaaatcTCCTTCTTCGAACTCGAAATAGGATCAAAGTTGAGGTTGCTAGGTTTCCGACGAGAAATCAAAATCTCCCAATCGGTAGGCAGGAAGCTGTCCCACACGATGTCCGACTGCGCCGCCGCAACGAAAGTCGTGGAAACCACCGACGATCTACAGGCATCCGATGGAGTGGTGAACGACAAGATTTTAGCGACGACTCCTTCTGGCAGCGAAGAGAAATCAGAAATTTCTTCACCCTTTTCTTCCTCTTCCATCAATTCAAAGACTGAAGAATAATAACactgaatttaaatttaaacgtTTAGGGATAAAGGGGTAGATAATATATATCTTCTTCCTTCTCAACCTCcccaaaatgaagaaatgatatatatatatatatatatatatatatatatatatatatatagtatatatatatatttaaagtaTATTCCACTTCcacataattaattttaaatattggtTATTTGGCAACTTGCTTTGAAAGCGTAAGGGTGTACCAAAACATATTAATATTAGTATTTGAAACATGTAtgttaattagatattttttatatattgaatatgtTATTGGATGTTGTATCAATCAACCACGTTTTTATTAACTTTTATTTTGATATATGAAAATACATTTTgacattaatttcaaaatattaaagagataaaatgtatatttaattcTGCTCTACGAAATAAAATAACAGTATTGAAATATCCTTTATTTAGTCTTTTTATTTGTGTTATTGatatatttattatcttttataATCAATATATCTATTAaacatgaaattaaaattttaaatgttaGTTGATATTAGGAACTTGAGAagttattataaattttttaacatTCAAGAGTATAAAGTAAAGTTCAAATGCTAGTTATAGTATAATTATGGCTGATAAGTAAATAGGATTATTAGAGTGGATATAAGTTATAACTCCAAACTAAATTGTTAGAATAATAGACAACTTCTAACACAATCTTAAAAGCTTCTATAACTATATAAACCAAATTGAAGTTAGAGCTCAAATTGTTAGAATAATAGAGAGAAATATGTAAGTTTAACCAACCATTTTTTGtttgccaaaatctcaaatcTTTACTTTCACTCTTGGAAATTCTTCGAGTTTTTCCAAACCTATCGATTTACAAAATAATGTCTTATGTTTTATATTCTTGATGGTAATACCAACAACAATGCTGTATTAAAGTCGTCTATAACACTGGTTGGTTGGACTTAGTCCTAATTTCAATACCCTCGACAACAAGGCCAACCTTATCAGTAGAGCCCTTCGCCTCCATAAGAGTCAATCTCAACTTCATCATCTCCATCACCAATTTCAAACTCTCCCAATTCAATTTCAAACCACCCATCATTTTTTGCCTCTTTAACCTTGATAAGCTTTCATAACGTTGACTTATTATTGTCCACGATACATGACAGTGTCAGAAATTGTCCAAATAGGGATCCAAACAAATAATTTTTGGATGGTTTTTAGTGCCAAGAATTCCCACTATTGCATCAACAGGATCAATATTGAACCCATAGTAACTAGTTTCCCTCATTTTGAATACAAAGTAAACTGCATAAGTTGTTTTAGGGACAACATTGTGTAACTTATTCTTCCATGTATTGTAACCTACTACACATAGAGTAGCACAATTGCCTTTGCAAACGTTCATAACAACCAGATCCTCTTAACAAAATTGGTTAACACCTATGCCATCAGCTGAGAGAGCAGCAGGCAAAACACCATTCTTCACATCATACTCCGATAGCTCGGGGACTACAACATTTACTTTATTCGCCTTAGCAACGCACGACCGTCCACTTCATTGTCACTACTCGCAACTGACTCATCATCAAAAAGCGTTGTAGTAGgacttcttttcttcctttttaggAAATTTGGACACTCTGCTTGATAATGCCATGAATGCCTCACACTCTCAGCATCTGAAACTTCTATCCACCTTGGGATGACTGCTGCTCATACTCTTTTCACTCTCCCTTCGTCTACTTGGAGAATTCGTGACAAAGTTAGCACTACTATAGTTGCAATGATCTTTGTTATATTGACCCGCATAGTTACTAGAACGTTTATTAAAATG
The sequence above is drawn from the Cucumis melo cultivar AY chromosome 2, USDA_Cmelo_AY_1.0, whole genome shotgun sequence genome and encodes:
- the LOC103494288 gene encoding F-box protein PP2-B10-like, whose amino-acid sequence is MEEEEKGEEISDFSSLPEGVVAKILSFTTPSDACRSSVVSTTFVAAAQSDIVWDSFLPTDWEILISRRKPSNLNFDPISSSKKEIFFSLCDTPLIIDDGNKSFSLDKWSGKKCIMLGARELSIIWSDMPTYWTWEPHPESRFAEVAVLLNVWWLEIKGKLSCKMLSPATTYAAYFVFKMDERRYYGFDIVAADAAVAIVDGECCSSRVCLDPFLDIAPPKRRRTPCLRRNPLGNSMSRAKQPQERHDGWFELELGELHNNGGDDEVEFFLKEVNCNYSKSGLIVQGIDIRPKISRDLA